TGCCTGAACAAAAGAACTCGGGTATGGAGAGCAGGGTCATTGGAGCTTTAGCATATGGAACTGGCTATGGTGCGCTAAATTGGACAGAACCTGCATTGGAAGTGGTGGAAGTTTGTAGACCTTGTGTCAAATGGGACTGTGATGGCCGAACCTATGCAATTGATTGCTACCTGAAGTTGCTCGTTAGGTTGTGCCATATCTATGATACAAGGGGGGGTGTCAAAACAGTTAAAGATGGTGCTTCTCAGGATCAGATTTTAAATGAGACAAGGTTGCAGAACCTGCAGCGTGAGCTTGTGAAAGACCTACGCGAGGTATGTGAACCCCActtgaataatattaattatttttgctTATGATCTAAACTTTGGCAATGAATATGGGGGCCGTTGGACGTCCTCTTATGTTATATTTGTTATTCTTTCTTCAAAGAATTGTTGTTGAACTCAAACATGGTTTGTAGTTTAGTTTGTGCAGTACCATTCTTATATGTAGAACTGTCATTGGTGACCGCAAGGCTATGTCCTCATGAGTTCTGCCATGCATGTCATCAATAGTTAAATTATACTTCtatgttttatataaaatccTTAATGTTAACTATTTGaagtttacttataaaaataaaataaaatccgtAAGCTCATCTTTTGCTTGATACTAACAAATGATTCCAGAGGCCATTACCCAACAAACAGTGTGTTGAAGTAGTGATCTGTCAAATGGCTACGTGGTTGGAACATGGGATCATAGTTTGGGATTAGAAGCTACTTAGGGTATGTTTGGTATGCAGACTAGACTCCCGGAATGGGATAGCTATTTCTATATAGTTAttcatatagaaaaaaaaaaaaaaaaaaaaaaaaaaaagaaggaatagCTATTTTAGGGTACAGGGATGgcgatttttaaaaattctcgTGTTCTTTAAacccatttttccattttttatatttcaaaaaactttaaaaaatttggGGTTGCTGGCCGCCCTCACAAAATGTCGGGGTTGGTGGCTGGCTGGCTGGCCACCcatgttgattttgtttttaacctttttgtgaaaaaaaaattggagctTGGGTATTTTAGGaatatcaatttaattttaatgagaATAACTAGTATTGTCACCAGGCAAAAGTGTAGGAATGATGAGGAAATAGAAATAGGAATTCTTGGTAATGACTAGTCTGCGTACCAAATATaccctttattttattttgataagtaagaagaatttattaatccacataatcaggcaaagcccaagtacacaggaattatacaagagaaaaacctaattacaagctaagtgCTGTGAAAAgcagcataaaagtcattaaagctaatcccattcaatacaatagccGAAGCCCAAGATAACAAGGTATGGAAGaaaaaatctctaaaccatcCCATCAAACGTTCCCTATCATCAAAACAATGAccattcctctcattccaagtgcaccacattaggcataatggcaccatcttccaattttttttagcTTTCTGAAACTGTTATCTGATTTCTTAGGACTTATAGAAAAATGCTCACTTGAAGGAAAACGGTTGTTATGATCTTTTCTGATTTTACATTGCTCAGATGTTTGTTCTTTATTTAGCTGCTTCTTTCTTTGTATCCATATTCTGTATTATTGGTACTCAACTCCAAGGTGTTTTAAGTTGTGCATCTTTCTTTTTGTGTAATGTATGTTAAattgcttttcttttatcttttccaTGTCATCAGAAACGTTTCCCCATTTGGCAGGTGAATACCCCTAGAGTATGTGCCCGCATTATTTGGGCTATTGCTGAACACATAGATCTAGAAGGATTGGATCCACTTCTAGCTGATGATCCTGATGATCCGCTTAACATAATTATAGCAAATATGCACAAAGTTTTGTTCAACATAGATTCATCTGCTGATACCACGAATAGGCTTCAAGATGTTCAGGCTGTTCTTTTATGTGCTCAGCGGTTGGGTTCACGTCACCCAAGGGCAGGGCAGTTACTGACTAAAGAACTTGAAGAGTTTAGAACCAATGGTTTGGCTGATTCTGTCAACAAGCATCAGTGCCGCTTAATATTGCAGAGACTCAAATATATTGCAAGTCATTTAGAGAGCAGGTATGTGTACTCTATATTCTTATAATCTGAATAAGGATGTGTTGTAAGTTTTCATTTGGTTGTACGTCCTGAATTTTCCCAGTATTCTCCTTATTTCTATCTAACTTTTCCATCATTCCCCCACCCGCCCTTGCCCTAAAAGATAACTCTATTTTTTGTCTGgatattttacataaatgtcCTATTCCAATTCAGATTTGAGTCCAAATGAACCTGTCAAGATGGTGGACGAATAAATTTTAACTTATTCATTGTAGTTTTGCTTTTCCTTGATTGTCATTTTCTcaactttatttttctaattgccGAACAAGTATCTCAATATTTGTATAGTGGAGATGTTGAAGACTGGGATAATTAGGTTTCATTTTCAGGTGGGCAGGTGTTAGTGAAGCCAGAGGAGATTACCCATTTAGTCACCACAAATTAACTGTTCAGTTTTATGAGGCATCTGCTGCTCAGGATAGAAAGTTGGAAGGATTGGTTCACAAGGCTATTCTAGAGCTATGGAGGCCTGACCCTAGTGAATTAACTCTTTTGCTGACTAAAGGAGTCGACTCTACTCTACTGAAGGTTCCTCCAACTGCAATTACTTTGACCGGTAGCAGTGATCCATGCTATGTTGAAGCATACCATTTAGCTGATTCGGGTGATGGAAGGATCACTCTTCATTTAAAGGTTAACTTTGTTCTACTTGTAACTATTAAAAATACCTATGTGCACCCATCtgtccaaaaacaaaaccaatgtGCACTCTTTTATTTATGGTTAATTAGTATTATAGAAAAGTAatactttaaaaatttaaagtaagtttacttattaaaaaataataataaagtaagaTGCTTGTCTAACATGGCACCATAGTTTTGCTTACATTTGAAGAGGGTAATAACGATAATGCGGAATGGATAATGTTTGTTTGCACTTCTAAGGTAGCTAGAATTCACTTCATCTGAACTCATGGATCTTGATTGCTACTATTCTAGTTGTTGCCTAGCACCTTCTGTTGAGGTTTAGTTGTCTTTTGTGTTAGTTTCCATGGaagctctgtgtgtgtgtgtggagcaaACAATGTCTCATGCTTTCATGACTCGTTACCTGGTACATATTCTGTTCATATTCTGAGCAGTTTAGTTGCCTGAAAGAAGCAATAGATATTTAAATCCATTCAATGATGCTACTTTATCCCCAACTTTCATAACCTATGTTGATAAAGATACTTACTCTGTCTAGATGTATGACCAATACGGCTCTGCTTTGGTGCTTGATTAAATCCTTTTGACAGTTGGTGAATATGTTGCAGGTCTTAAATTTAACAGAACTTGAACTGAATCGGGTGGACATTCGAGTTGGGTTATCTGGTGCATTATATTTTATGGACGGGTCTCCTCAAGCAATCCGGCAACTGCGTAATCTTGTTTCACAGGTTTTCTTCCCTGCCTATACAGTGCATCTTACTGTCCAATCTCccagtttttcttcttgtttaatgaaaatttttcactcAATAAAAGTGGTCTAATTCTCAACCACTAATTTACCTTACCGTTCTTTGTCGGTGGTCTGTGGTTGAGAGAAATAGGGTTGATTTCCTGGTTATAATAGGATTAAGGTATTAGAGTGTTCTCAATTGATCCTTCTGATGGAGTTCCTAAATATTTGTTGCCTTCCattattttgtgcattttcCTTGCATTCTGTTCCTTTTATCTGAAAATAATCACCATTCTCAGTTTCTTagtattttttctctttcattggCCATGAATAGCATTTCTTATTATTAAAGTTTCTTGGTGTATGATCTTGACTTTGTTTTCTTGAGTGCAGTATAACCTAGATGACTACATTTTGCTGGGGAATTCATGcttcattttaaatttattttttgtttggtgATAATTCTGGTCAGCAAGTTACATTTTACCTTAATATCTATTAAGGAGGTATTGCCTTGTAGTTTACAGCTTGGCAgttcttctcttcatcttcttacTTTCAGTTTAATATAGCAACCCTGCTCCCTCTTTTGTCCGTTTGAGTTATCAATTTCTTTGGTGTTATTTGTAGGATCCAGTACTCAGCAGTGTGACAGTGGGTGTATCCCATTTTGAGAGATGTGCCCTTTGGGTTCAAGTATTATACTATCCATTCTATGGGAGTGGTGCTGCAGGAGATTATGAGGGTGACTACGCAGAGGAGGATCCACAAATCATGAGACAAAGGAGAAGCTTAAGACCAGAACTGGGAGAGCCTGTGATTTTAAGATGTCAGCCTTACAAAATTCCACTCACTGAGCTTCTTTTGCCCCATAAAATCTCTCCTGTTGAATTTTTCCGCCTATGGCCTAGTTTGCCTGCTATAATGGAGTACACAGGTACATATACATATGAAGGAAGTGGCTTCAAGGCTACAGCTGCACAACAGTATGGCGCATCGCCTTTCTTAAGTGGACTGAAATCTCTGTCATCTAAGCCATTCCACAGAGTTTGTTCACATATTATCCGGACGGTGGCAGGGTTTCAGGTACagtatagtattattattgctTGATATTTCTGTTGACAATTTCTTTTGCAGTTTGCCCATTTCATTATTGAAGTTTGTGACATTTAGTCAGTGTTTGTTTCGTGAAAGCTTCTCCTCTGGTCAGTCATAAAAGGACCTCTGCTAGTGAAAAATTTCACTTTTGGCTCTGATTTGTCCTTGTTAGAACAGAAGCGTTTCTGATATTTGGAGGAGATTggcaaaataaatgaaatttctCGATGACTAGGATTTGAGATGGTTAATTTGGAGTCAAAATGACATGTAAAACAGAGAATTTGTTTTGTATAACTAGCAGTGGCATTTGGCCTGTGTTATTTTATTGGAGCATATAGTTGAAAGAGACTTACATGTTAATTCACCCACTTGGAACAGCTGTGTTTTGCTGCAAAAACTTGGTATGGGGGCTTCTTGGGCATGATGATCTTTGGGGCCAGTGAAGTGAGCAGAAATGTAGATTTGGGAGATGAGACAACTACCATGATGGTTAAATTTGTGGTTAGAGCTTCTGATGCGTCAATTACAAAGGAGATTGGATCAGACCTACAGGGATGGTTAGATGACCTTACTGATGGGGGCGTGGAATACATGCCCGAAGATGAAGTGAAGGTGGCTGCTGCTGAGAGGCTTAGGATCTCAATGGAACGAATTGCCATACTAAAGGCAGCCCAACCTCGACCAAAGACTCCTAAATCGgatgatgaagaggaggagaatGAAGGGGAagatgaagaggaagatgaggataaaaagaagaaaaataaggaaGACAAGAAAGATGGCGAGGAAGATGGAAAAACAAAGGGACCTTCAACCCTGTCAAAGTTAACTGCAGAGGAGGCTGAACATCGTGCTCTTCAAGCTGCAGTACTCCAGGAGTGGCACATTTTGTGTAAAGAGAGGAACCGGAGTTAACCTATACTTTCACTTTTCCCTTTTATAAGAGATTATGAATATATTCTTTGCATTCACATGTATTCTTTTTCTGGCGTATGAATTAGGTGgtagttgaaaatttgatgGCGGAGTGCTCTCTTCTGTtttttgtagttcttggttCTTTTGCCTGCTTTTTTGACTTTCGAGGGGAAATCCCTTGTACATCATGTATCGGCCGATTATTGCTATGTTGTTCACACACAGAATTTACTTGTACGGAATGCGATTTGTGATTACTTTTCCTTTCATGGCAATCTCAATACCCACCTTGAAACTTGGTGTCTTATGTACGATTATTGATTGATTTGGAGAAGATCTTTGTGGTGAACATTTGGAGTTTCGTAGCTGGCTCTGGTGCATTAAAATTTACTGTAGTGTATCTTGCTTGCTGACCTATCTGCTTTCTTTAGAGCCAGACCATGACAAATTGTGCGACTCTTGAGGGATTGAACGGTTGAAGACTGAAGTTGAACAATGACTTCCCATCTTTTTGGAGTTTGGAAAAGGAGAGGAACCTGTATGCGTGGACCAGCTTTGCATCATGGCTTTTAGAGTCTTAAGAAGATTATTTGTAGTACTACCTTGATGTTTCTCTCAATAGAAGATACTAACCCCGATGGTGCAAGATATGCTTTGTACCAATGGTTGTTTAAAGCCAAACCAAGCGAAGTCGTTCTTCGCACGCGTTGTAGGACTTcagaagattaaaaataaaaaattcaaaaagtcaagaattataaaaaattaaaaattaaaaaaaaaaatatgagtagCTACATCCTACACAATCAAGAATTAAGGGCCGctcttgatttttctttttgtgcttAGTAACTAACTCCCGTCTCATTTGTCGATGGCTGAGCAATGCGTCTGCCTTTTTAAAACTTGTGTGggtgcttcttctttttttttctttacctcTTTTCGTGGATCTTAAGGCCTATATGAGATAAGTGGCGCAGTTGATTCCATTGAGGTTTAAAAATTGCATTGAGGGTATTTACACCAGTCTCAATACCATTGAGGGTATTTACCACTATGCACATATCAAAGGGTAAAATCGCTCCTGCTTTGTTTAccaaaaagaagcaaaaaaaacaaaggggCTTGTTTCTGGTCTTGTGGTAAACCATGTCGGTTGGAAAACATTTGATTGCATTTATGATTTTTGATGTCGCGACAATGAAGTCACAGCACAATCTAACGCATTCTTTTCTTCCTTACCTTTAAGAAAAACGGAAGAAGTGCCATGGGATCGGACCATCTTGTTTCTCTTCATTTTAGACATTCATGCTAGGTTTGGGAACACAAATGTTCTCAAGTattctcaaaccatttcactaccattctcatcctatttcattactattcacaaactatttcactaccaTTCTCATACTAGTTCCCAATTTTTGTTTTCCCAAACATCTGGCATGctataaatattacaaagccTAGTAGTTTTTCCTCACAAGACCAGCAGCCCTCAAGCTTCCAAACCTTCAGAATTTCTTTTTGATTTTCAGAATTTTACAATGTGCATAATAAGCGGATGATCACGAGAAAGAATGCAGGAAACAGAATCAAATATGATCGAGATAGCActtcaatatataaaatcttcATGACTagctaataaataaaagatgttTCAATTACATGTATCCACTCCTGTTTCATTTtgagggaaaaaaacaaaagaaaattccCATCTGTTTGAACAATGGAAACCAATAAGCAGATTACGAGGGAGTCTagcataattttcaaaatcatgaTTGCTTCCAAGGATGGCTAATCGAAGCTTACTTTATATGTTAAATTTCTGAGGAACGGTATCAAAGTCATCAAAGTCAAATCTCTGTCTTTCTCTCCCAGCCTGAAAATATGCATATATCGTG
This is a stretch of genomic DNA from Carya illinoinensis cultivar Pawnee chromosome 3, C.illinoinensisPawnee_v1, whole genome shotgun sequence. It encodes these proteins:
- the LOC122302717 gene encoding protein TPLATE, with the translated sequence MDILFAQIQADLRSNDALRQTGALLQALQQSAAGRDISVLAKSAVEEIVASPASAVSKKLAFDLIRSTRLTADLWDTVCSGVRNDLDFPDPDVIAAAVSILAALPSHRLGKLIADSSKEIESCFGSPSDNLRFSITETLGCILARDDVVTLCENSVNLLDRVSNWWTRIGQNMIDKSDNVSKVAFESVGRLFQEFDSKRMSRLAGDKLVDSENSLAIRSNWVSSMVDFVWKRRNALMARSLVLPVESFRATVFPIVYAVKAVASGSVEVIRKLSKSSSGGTDGRTVVDSNAERLVGVSDVVSHLAPFLASSLHPALIFEVAINMLYLADVPGGKPEWASQSTIAILTLWDRQEFSSARESIVRAVVTNLHLLDLHMQVSLFKRLLLMVRNLRAESDRMHALACVCRTALCVDLFAKESVRRGQKPLAGTDIASLFEDTRIKDDLNSVTSKSLFREELVASLVESCFQLSLPLPEQKNSGMESRVIGALAYGTGYGALNWTEPALEVVEVCRPCVKWDCDGRTYAIDCYLKLLVRLCHIYDTRGGVKTVKDGASQDQILNETRLQNLQRELVKDLREVNTPRVCARIIWAIAEHIDLEGLDPLLADDPDDPLNIIIANMHKVLFNIDSSADTTNRLQDVQAVLLCAQRLGSRHPRAGQLLTKELEEFRTNGLADSVNKHQCRLILQRLKYIASHLESRWAGVSEARGDYPFSHHKLTVQFYEASAAQDRKLEGLVHKAILELWRPDPSELTLLLTKGVDSTLLKVPPTAITLTGSSDPCYVEAYHLADSGDGRITLHLKVLNLTELELNRVDIRVGLSGALYFMDGSPQAIRQLRNLVSQDPVLSSVTVGVSHFERCALWVQVLYYPFYGSGAAGDYEGDYAEEDPQIMRQRRSLRPELGEPVILRCQPYKIPLTELLLPHKISPVEFFRLWPSLPAIMEYTGTYTYEGSGFKATAAQQYGASPFLSGLKSLSSKPFHRVCSHIIRTVAGFQLCFAAKTWYGGFLGMMIFGASEVSRNVDLGDETTTMMVKFVVRASDASITKEIGSDLQGWLDDLTDGGVEYMPEDEVKVAAAERLRISMERIAILKAAQPRPKTPKSDDEEEENEGEDEEEDEDKKKKNKEDKKDGEEDGKTKGPSTLSKLTAEEAEHRALQAAVLQEWHILCKERNRS